The following proteins are encoded in a genomic region of Longimicrobium sp.:
- a CDS encoding Fur family transcriptional regulator, producing the protein MSVATFDSPPVASPYLHLFRRYLKQQGLPVTQQREVVADVVFSTTEHLSVEEIEARLRERGERIGKATIYRTMEILVRSGLVEDHDFGDGFKRYEHLFGGQPVHDHLVCTHCRKVTEFRSPELLRIKDAVSREHGFAPTRHRLEIHGLCAECQEQGVTVAYNGLTCPAW; encoded by the coding sequence ATGTCGGTAGCGACCTTCGATTCTCCCCCCGTGGCCTCGCCGTACCTCCACCTCTTCCGGCGCTACCTGAAGCAGCAGGGGCTCCCGGTTACGCAGCAGCGCGAGGTGGTGGCGGACGTGGTGTTCAGCACCACCGAGCACCTCTCGGTCGAGGAGATCGAGGCGCGCCTCAGGGAGCGGGGCGAGCGGATCGGCAAGGCCACCATCTACCGCACCATGGAGATCCTGGTGCGGAGCGGCCTGGTGGAGGACCACGACTTCGGCGACGGCTTCAAGCGCTACGAGCACCTCTTCGGCGGGCAGCCGGTGCACGACCACCTGGTGTGCACCCACTGCCGAAAGGTGACGGAGTTCCGCAGCCCGGAGCTGCTGCGCATCAAGGACGCGGTCTCGCGCGAGCACGGCTTCGCCCCCACCCGCCACCGCCTGGAGATCCACGGCCTCTGCGCCGAGTGCCAGGAGCAGGGCGTCACCGTGGCCTACAACGGGCTCACCTGCCCGGCGTGGTAG
- the speB gene encoding agmatinase, whose product MSNDLPESLKDLPWELPRNFLGLEGDAAGWENAGVVILPIPYESTVSYQGGTKLGPAAILEASRYIELYDQELDGEPGPAVGVCTLPAIHLSSAGPEAAVRELREAYDTILAAAGDRLVIGLGGEHSISSAPVLANAARLQGRRLSVLQFDAHGDLRMEYEGSPYSHAAVMARCIDDADLVQVGIRAITSEERALMRERAPAITTIFAEEMWDNEEWIGRAMDALGDDVYITFDVDYFDPSLMPATGTPEPGGMTWYPTMKLLRRVFTEKNVVGADVVELAPIGGNAAPDFVAAKLVYKMIAYYGLRARG is encoded by the coding sequence ATGAGCAACGACCTCCCCGAATCGCTGAAGGACCTTCCCTGGGAGCTGCCCCGCAACTTCCTGGGCCTTGAAGGCGATGCCGCCGGGTGGGAGAACGCGGGCGTGGTAATCCTGCCGATCCCGTACGAGTCCACCGTGTCGTACCAGGGCGGCACCAAGCTGGGCCCCGCCGCCATCCTGGAGGCGTCGCGCTACATCGAGCTGTACGACCAGGAGCTGGACGGCGAGCCCGGCCCGGCAGTCGGCGTCTGCACGCTCCCCGCGATCCACCTCAGCTCCGCCGGCCCCGAGGCGGCCGTGCGCGAGCTGCGCGAGGCGTACGACACCATCCTCGCGGCCGCCGGTGACCGGCTGGTGATCGGGCTGGGAGGCGAGCACTCGATCTCCAGCGCCCCGGTGCTCGCCAACGCCGCGCGACTCCAGGGCCGCCGCCTCTCCGTCCTCCAGTTCGACGCGCACGGCGATCTGCGCATGGAGTACGAGGGCTCACCCTACTCGCACGCGGCCGTGATGGCCCGCTGCATCGACGACGCGGACCTGGTGCAGGTCGGCATCCGCGCCATCACCTCCGAGGAGCGGGCGCTGATGCGCGAGCGTGCCCCCGCCATCACCACGATCTTCGCCGAGGAGATGTGGGACAACGAGGAGTGGATCGGCCGCGCCATGGACGCGCTGGGCGACGACGTCTACATCACCTTCGACGTGGACTACTTCGACCCCTCGCTGATGCCCGCCACCGGCACCCCCGAGCCCGGCGGGATGACCTGGTACCCCACCATGAAGCTCCTCCGCCGCGTCTTCACCGAGAAGAACGTCGTGGGCGCGGACGTGGTGGAGCTGGCCCCCATCGGCGGCAACGCGGCGCCGGACTTCGTGGCCGCCAAGCTGGTGTACAAGATGATCGCGTACTACGGGCTGAGGGCGCGGGGTTGA
- a CDS encoding amino acid permease — MNYFARKNIDQLQADATAEGEHALKRELGPLNLVSLGIGAIIGTGIFVLTGTAAAQHAGPAIVLAFVFAGIACVFAGLCYAEFAAMIPIAGSAYTYGYATLGELIAWIIGWDLILEYLFGAATVAAGWSGYVNSFLRDLGVVLPPSLTSPPGELVQAPGSETWVRKTAALAESLSKQGVDINTLPQANGGFNAIAAIGIFAVTVLLVVGIKESARFNNAAVLIKLGVVTAFILAGGYYVLTHWGQTVDHWTPFIPASTGPGTYGFNGIIAAGGVIFFAYIGFDAVSTTAQEAKNPQRDMPIGILGSLIICTVLYILVSGIMTGIVEYPRLNVGEPIAVAIDATGYTWLAPWIKIGAIAGLSSVMLVMLMSQPRIFYTMSRDGLLPPLFSRLHPRFRTPHISSMLVGTVCALLAGFFDVSELGHLVSIGTLLAFCIVCGGVWYLRVKEPNRPRPFKTPFVPLFPILGIASCLYLMTGLPTEAWTRLFIWLAIGMLIYFLYGRRHSVVQLTGDEAHGGLQEPPRPTYTDDKDGV, encoded by the coding sequence ATGAACTATTTCGCCCGCAAGAACATCGACCAGTTGCAGGCGGACGCAACCGCGGAGGGCGAGCACGCGCTGAAACGCGAGCTGGGACCGCTGAACCTGGTCTCGCTGGGGATCGGGGCGATCATCGGAACCGGTATCTTCGTGCTCACCGGGACCGCGGCCGCACAGCATGCCGGGCCCGCCATCGTGCTGGCGTTCGTCTTCGCGGGGATCGCGTGCGTCTTCGCCGGCCTGTGCTACGCAGAGTTCGCGGCCATGATCCCCATCGCCGGCTCCGCGTACACCTACGGGTACGCCACGCTGGGCGAGCTGATCGCGTGGATCATCGGGTGGGACCTGATCCTGGAGTACCTGTTCGGAGCGGCGACGGTGGCGGCGGGGTGGTCGGGGTACGTCAACTCCTTTTTGCGTGACCTGGGGGTCGTGCTCCCCCCCAGCCTCACCTCGCCTCCGGGAGAGCTGGTGCAGGCGCCCGGCTCCGAGACGTGGGTGCGCAAGACGGCGGCGCTGGCCGAGTCGCTCTCCAAGCAGGGGGTGGACATCAACACCCTGCCGCAGGCGAACGGCGGCTTCAACGCCATCGCGGCGATCGGCATCTTCGCGGTGACGGTGCTGCTGGTGGTGGGGATCAAGGAGTCGGCCCGCTTCAACAACGCGGCGGTGCTCATCAAGCTGGGCGTGGTGACGGCGTTCATCCTGGCGGGCGGCTACTACGTGCTCACGCACTGGGGCCAGACGGTGGACCACTGGACGCCCTTCATCCCGGCCAGCACCGGCCCGGGGACGTACGGCTTCAACGGCATCATCGCGGCGGGCGGCGTCATCTTCTTCGCCTACATCGGCTTCGACGCGGTGTCCACCACGGCGCAGGAAGCAAAGAATCCCCAGCGGGACATGCCCATCGGCATCCTGGGGTCGCTGATCATCTGCACCGTGCTGTACATCCTGGTGTCGGGGATCATGACGGGGATCGTGGAGTACCCGCGCCTCAATGTGGGCGAGCCGATCGCCGTGGCCATCGACGCGACGGGGTACACCTGGCTGGCGCCGTGGATCAAGATCGGCGCGATCGCCGGTCTCTCGTCGGTGATGCTGGTGATGCTCATGAGCCAGCCGCGCATCTTCTACACGATGTCGCGCGACGGCCTCCTTCCGCCGCTGTTCAGCCGCCTTCACCCGCGCTTCCGCACGCCCCACATCAGCAGCATGCTGGTGGGCACCGTGTGCGCGCTGCTGGCCGGCTTCTTCGACGTATCGGAGCTGGGCCACCTGGTGTCGATCGGCACGCTGCTGGCCTTCTGCATCGTGTGCGGCGGCGTGTGGTACCTGCGCGTGAAGGAGCCCAACCGCCCGCGCCCGTTCAAGACGCCGTTCGTGCCGCTCTTCCCCATCCTGGGGATCGCGTCGTGCCTGTACCTGATGACGGGGCTGCCGACCGAGGCGTGGACGCGGCTCTTCATCTGGCTGGCGATCGGGATGCTGATCTACTTCCTGTACGGCCGCAGGCACAGCGTGGTGCAGCTGACGGGCGACGAGGCCCACGGCGGGCTGCAGGAGCCCCCGCGCCCCACGTACACGGACGACAAGGACGGCGTCTGA
- a CDS encoding MarR family transcriptional regulator: protein MSEAPRLVRSAAGDALTELLLRVFRLNGLFLSEAEEIARPTGLTPARWQVLGAVLQQPRTVSGIARVMGLTRQSVQRLADALVEAGITEYVDNPAHRRAKLLRPTAAGWAAIEVIRPRQYAWTHRVTADIGAEDLRAAVATMDRVIERIEEME, encoded by the coding sequence GTGAGCGAGGCTCCGCGCCTGGTCCGTTCGGCGGCGGGCGACGCGCTGACGGAGCTGCTCCTGCGCGTCTTCCGCCTGAACGGGCTCTTTCTCTCCGAAGCGGAGGAGATCGCGCGGCCCACGGGGCTGACGCCGGCGCGGTGGCAGGTTCTGGGCGCCGTTCTCCAGCAGCCGCGCACCGTGTCCGGGATCGCGCGCGTGATGGGCCTCACCCGGCAGAGCGTGCAGCGCCTGGCCGACGCGCTGGTGGAGGCGGGGATCACCGAGTACGTCGACAACCCCGCCCACCGCCGCGCCAAGCTGCTGCGCCCCACCGCCGCGGGTTGGGCCGCCATCGAGGTCATCCGCCCGCGCCAGTACGCCTGGACGCACCGCGTGACCGCGGACATCGGCGCGGAGGATCTGCGTGCGGCCGTGGCGACGATGGATCGGGTGATCGAGCGGATCGAGGAGATGGAGTAG
- the speA gene encoding biosynthetic arginine decarboxylase, translating to MLRARTGSAAARSPVRGTWENDLGWGTEGRSGCANAGVRAARGRTAEGSGGPPRRTSRGRGLSLRGQRVQIAPPQRTTATLPTPEAALATDWTIEDSRELYNVEGWGVGYFEINDKGHVAVRPTREDSRELDLFEIAMDMEAQGVRLPLLLRFSDILRTRIETLTDRFQHAIKEFDYEGGYTTVYPIKVNQQRHVVEEIVAFGQAHGVGLEVGSKPELQAVLALTERADHLIVCNGYKDEEFMRLAMMGQKLGHKVLIVIEKLSEVETLLRVADEIGVVPTLGVRIKLTTTGSGRWSETAGEKSKFGLNASQVVRVLDKLEAAGKLDTLKLIHFHLGSQIPDIRNIKLGMAEVARFYVELRTIGVGIEYVDVGGGLGVDYDGSRSTSSASVNYSVQEYANDIIYGLAEACRENEIPMPHVISESGRALTAHHALLLINVVDLETQVAGEPEPVDEDAHALVQELAATLKEVGVRNTREVYHDTSFAKQQMQLFFNSGSLSLRERASAERYWLAIMNRVADEARKDPEEYEDILPELESVLIDRYFCNFSLFQSLPDSWAIDQLFPIMPIHRLGEEPTRRGTLQDVTCDSDGKIDSFVGWRKAKPSLELHTFHPDEPYILGIFLTGAYQEILGDLHNLFGDTNAVHIRLAEGGYEIGDLVHGDTVTEVLNYVQFNAQDLVATFRKKVANARLPRAQANAFIADYVDGLAGYTYLESEVE from the coding sequence GTGCTTCGGGCGCGGACTGGAAGCGCGGCTGCGAGAAGTCCGGTGCGCGGTACATGGGAGAACGATCTCGGCTGGGGTACGGAGGGCCGCTCGGGCTGTGCGAACGCGGGCGTCCGCGCGGCGCGGGGCCGGACGGCGGAAGGTAGCGGAGGCCCCCCGCGGCGGACAAGCCGGGGGCGGGGTCTTTCGCTCCGGGGCCAGAGGGTCCAAATTGCGCCCCCGCAACGCACAACCGCAACGCTCCCAACCCCGGAGGCCGCACTGGCTACCGACTGGACGATCGAAGACTCCCGCGAGCTCTACAACGTGGAGGGGTGGGGGGTCGGCTACTTCGAGATCAACGACAAGGGGCACGTCGCCGTGCGCCCCACCCGCGAGGATTCGCGCGAGCTCGACCTCTTCGAGATCGCCATGGACATGGAGGCGCAGGGGGTGCGCCTTCCGCTCCTCCTGCGATTCTCCGACATCCTGCGCACCCGCATCGAGACGCTGACGGACCGCTTTCAGCACGCCATCAAGGAGTTCGACTACGAGGGTGGCTACACCACCGTGTACCCCATCAAGGTGAACCAGCAGCGCCACGTGGTGGAAGAGATCGTGGCGTTCGGGCAGGCGCACGGGGTGGGGCTGGAGGTGGGGAGCAAGCCCGAGCTGCAGGCCGTGCTCGCCCTCACCGAGCGCGCGGACCACCTGATCGTGTGCAACGGGTACAAGGACGAGGAGTTCATGCGCCTGGCCATGATGGGCCAGAAGCTGGGGCACAAGGTGCTCATCGTCATCGAGAAGCTGAGCGAGGTGGAGACGCTCCTGCGCGTGGCCGACGAGATCGGCGTGGTGCCTACGCTGGGGGTGCGCATCAAGCTCACCACCACCGGCTCCGGGCGCTGGAGCGAGACTGCGGGGGAGAAGAGCAAGTTCGGGCTGAACGCGTCGCAGGTGGTGCGCGTGCTGGACAAGCTGGAGGCGGCGGGGAAGCTGGACACGCTCAAGCTGATCCACTTCCACCTGGGCTCGCAGATCCCGGACATCCGCAACATCAAGCTGGGGATGGCCGAGGTGGCGCGCTTCTACGTGGAGCTGCGCACCATCGGCGTGGGGATCGAGTACGTGGACGTGGGCGGCGGGCTGGGGGTGGACTACGACGGGTCGCGCTCCACCTCGTCGGCCAGCGTCAACTACAGCGTGCAGGAGTACGCCAACGACATCATCTACGGCCTGGCGGAGGCGTGCCGCGAGAACGAGATCCCCATGCCGCACGTGATCAGCGAGAGCGGGCGCGCCCTCACGGCGCACCATGCCCTGCTGCTGATCAACGTGGTGGACCTGGAGACGCAGGTGGCCGGCGAGCCGGAGCCGGTGGACGAGGATGCGCACGCGCTGGTGCAGGAGCTGGCGGCGACCCTCAAGGAGGTGGGCGTGCGCAACACCCGCGAGGTGTACCACGACACCTCCTTCGCCAAGCAGCAGATGCAGCTGTTCTTCAACAGCGGCTCGCTTTCGCTGCGGGAGCGCGCCTCGGCGGAGCGCTACTGGCTCGCCATCATGAATCGCGTGGCGGACGAGGCGCGCAAGGACCCGGAGGAGTACGAGGACATCCTCCCCGAGCTGGAGTCGGTGCTGATCGACCGCTACTTCTGCAACTTCTCGCTCTTCCAGTCGCTCCCGGACTCGTGGGCGATCGACCAGCTCTTCCCCATCATGCCGATCCACCGGCTGGGGGAGGAGCCCACGCGGCGCGGCACGCTGCAGGACGTGACCTGCGACTCGGACGGCAAGATCGACAGCTTCGTGGGTTGGCGTAAGGCCAAGCCGTCGTTGGAGCTGCACACCTTCCATCCGGACGAGCCGTACATCCTGGGGATTTTTTTGACGGGCGCGTACCAGGAGATCCTGGGCGACCTGCACAACCTGTTCGGCGACACCAACGCCGTGCACATCCGCCTGGCCGAGGGCGGCTACGAGATCGGCGACCTCGTCCACGGCGACACGGTGACCGAGGTGCTGAACTACGTGCAGTTCAACGCGCAGGACCTGGTGGCGACGTTCCGGAAAAAGGTGGCGAACGCGCGGCTGCCCCGCGCGCAGGCCAACGCCTTCATCGCGGACTACGTGGACGGGCTGGCGGGGTACACGTACCTGGAGTCGGAGGTGGAGTAG
- a CDS encoding bifunctional oligoribonuclease/PAP phosphatase NrnA, whose protein sequence is MPSHDLLAVPESRAFPLRRVLQRLLAARRVVLVTHVGADGDGSGSQAALAAWLESRGIEVAIVNPTPFPDLFRFCLHRQDVVAEMGTPEGEAALAEADLFVVLDTSEPPRVGALAERLPPDRTLVVDHHPAGSEVVGDTAVQDPSAGATGEMVYDLITLAGDAVPHASALGAYVAIVSDTGSFRYSNTTPRIHAVAAELLGRGIDTEVVYRRMFATAPLRRLELLREALATLRTDPEARIAWMTVRADTATRLGATGEDFDGLIEHVRSIEGTEVAMLFRETGEGDTKVSFRSNGAADVNRLARRFGGGGHVKAAGALIPGGIDEVAPPVLAAARSAG, encoded by the coding sequence ATGCCGAGCCACGACCTCCTCGCCGTTCCCGAATCGCGCGCATTCCCGCTGCGGCGCGTCCTCCAGCGCCTCCTCGCGGCCCGCCGCGTGGTGCTGGTGACCCACGTGGGCGCGGACGGCGACGGCAGCGGCTCGCAGGCGGCCCTCGCGGCCTGGCTGGAGTCGCGCGGCATCGAGGTGGCCATCGTCAACCCCACCCCCTTCCCGGACCTCTTCCGCTTCTGCCTGCACCGGCAGGACGTGGTGGCGGAGATGGGGACGCCGGAGGGCGAGGCCGCCCTGGCCGAAGCCGACCTGTTCGTCGTGCTGGACACCTCGGAGCCGCCGCGCGTGGGCGCCCTGGCCGAGCGACTCCCGCCGGACCGCACCCTGGTGGTGGACCATCACCCGGCCGGCAGCGAGGTGGTGGGCGACACCGCCGTTCAGGACCCCTCCGCCGGCGCCACCGGCGAGATGGTGTACGACCTGATCACGCTGGCGGGCGACGCCGTGCCGCACGCCTCGGCGCTGGGGGCGTACGTGGCGATCGTGAGCGACACCGGCTCCTTTCGCTACTCCAACACCACCCCGCGCATCCACGCCGTCGCCGCGGAGCTCCTGGGCCGCGGCATCGACACGGAGGTGGTGTACCGCCGCATGTTCGCCACCGCGCCGCTGCGCCGCCTGGAGCTGCTGCGCGAGGCCCTGGCCACCCTGCGCACCGACCCTGAGGCGCGCATCGCCTGGATGACGGTGCGTGCCGACACCGCCACGCGCCTGGGCGCCACGGGCGAGGACTTCGACGGCCTCATCGAGCACGTGCGCTCCATCGAGGGCACCGAGGTGGCGATGCTCTTCCGCGAGACGGGCGAGGGCGACACCAAAGTCTCCTTCCGCTCCAACGGCGCGGCGGACGTCAACCGCCTGGCCCGGCGCTTCGGCGGGGGCGGGCACGTAAAGGCCGCCGGCGCGCTGATCCCCGGCGGCATCGACGAGGTCGCCCCTCCCGTCCTGGCCGCCGCCCGCAGCGCCGGCTGA